A section of the Streptomyces sp. NBC_01591 genome encodes:
- a CDS encoding primosomal protein N', translating into MSSENERSADPGDGAPEQLALIRETVRKAKVPRAKPRTWRGAALAKELPVARVLVNKGVLHLDQYFDYAVPEELDADAQPGVRVRVRFGAGGRNVRGGRREGGGLIDGFLVERLAESDYTGALAALAYVVSPEPVLGPELLALSRAVADRYAGSLADVLQLAVPPRNGRAESRPSPEPLPPPPAPSAGSWERYAQGPAFLRALAEGGAPRAVWTALPGPHWPEEIARAMAATLASGRGALVVVPDGRTAGRVDAALTELLGPGRHALLTADSGPEKRYREWLAVRRGSARAVVGTRAAMFAPVADLGLVAVWDDGDSSHSDDNAPFPHVREVLELRAAHGRCAFLLGGTNCTVEAAQLVESGWALPLRADREQLRIAAPLVRTVGDGELARDGAARAARLPSLAWQTVRDGLRSGPVLVQVPRRGYAPRLACERCREPARCRHCAGPLEAPDQRDLDCAWCGRAETAWHCVACGGNRLRAQIVGARRTAEELGRAFPAVPVRTSGRDHILDSVPDVPALVVSTPGAEPVAEGGYAAALLLDGWAMVGRPDLRAGEEALRRWTAAASLVRGQPEGGTVVVVAEPTLRPVQALVRWDPVGHARRELAERAELGFPPVSRMASVTGTPEALAAFLAAAELPPEAEVLGPVPVPVTGPGRPRRPGDAPQGESWERALLRVPPGSGAALAAALKAAQAARMSRGSGEQVRIRVDPPDIG; encoded by the coding sequence GTGAGCAGCGAGAACGAGCGATCCGCGGATCCCGGCGACGGGGCCCCGGAGCAGCTTGCGCTGATTCGGGAGACGGTGCGGAAGGCCAAGGTGCCGCGGGCCAAGCCGCGGACCTGGCGCGGCGCCGCGCTCGCCAAGGAGCTGCCCGTCGCCCGAGTGCTCGTCAACAAGGGCGTGCTCCATCTCGACCAGTACTTCGACTACGCGGTGCCCGAGGAGCTCGACGCCGACGCCCAGCCCGGAGTGCGGGTGCGGGTCCGCTTCGGGGCCGGGGGGCGCAATGTGCGCGGTGGCCGGCGCGAAGGGGGCGGGCTGATCGACGGCTTCCTCGTCGAGCGGCTCGCCGAATCGGACTACACGGGTGCCCTCGCGGCGCTCGCCTATGTCGTATCGCCCGAGCCGGTGCTGGGACCGGAGCTGCTTGCGCTCTCGCGGGCCGTCGCCGACCGCTACGCGGGCAGCCTCGCCGATGTGCTGCAGCTCGCCGTGCCGCCCCGGAACGGCAGGGCCGAGTCCAGACCCTCGCCCGAGCCCCTGCCACCGCCGCCCGCACCGTCGGCGGGGAGCTGGGAGCGGTACGCACAGGGGCCGGCGTTCCTGCGGGCACTGGCCGAGGGCGGTGCGCCCCGGGCCGTCTGGACCGCGCTGCCCGGACCCCACTGGCCCGAGGAGATCGCCAGGGCCATGGCCGCGACCCTCGCCTCCGGGCGCGGCGCCCTCGTCGTCGTCCCCGACGGCCGGACCGCGGGGCGGGTGGACGCCGCGCTCACCGAGCTGCTCGGCCCGGGGCGCCACGCGTTGTTGACCGCCGACTCCGGACCGGAGAAGCGGTACCGGGAGTGGCTCGCCGTGCGGCGCGGCTCGGCGCGGGCGGTCGTCGGGACGAGAGCGGCGATGTTCGCACCGGTCGCCGACCTCGGCCTGGTCGCCGTCTGGGACGACGGGGACTCCAGCCACAGCGACGACAACGCCCCCTTCCCGCACGTCCGCGAGGTGCTCGAACTGCGGGCCGCGCACGGCCGCTGCGCGTTCCTGCTCGGCGGTACGAACTGCACGGTGGAGGCCGCCCAGCTGGTGGAGAGCGGCTGGGCGCTGCCGCTGCGCGCGGACCGGGAGCAGCTGCGGATCGCGGCGCCCCTGGTGCGTACGGTCGGCGACGGGGAGCTGGCACGGGACGGTGCCGCGAGGGCCGCGCGGCTGCCCAGCCTGGCCTGGCAGACGGTACGGGACGGGCTGCGCAGCGGCCCCGTCCTGGTCCAGGTGCCACGCCGCGGATACGCGCCGCGGCTGGCCTGTGAGCGCTGCCGCGAGCCCGCTCGGTGCCGGCACTGTGCGGGGCCACTGGAGGCGCCGGATCAGCGGGATCTCGATTGCGCCTGGTGCGGGCGGGCCGAGACCGCCTGGCACTGCGTCGCCTGCGGCGGGAACCGGCTGCGGGCACAGATCGTCGGCGCCCGCCGGACGGCCGAGGAGCTCGGCCGGGCGTTCCCGGCCGTGCCGGTGCGGACGTCCGGCCGCGACCACATCCTCGACTCGGTGCCGGACGTGCCCGCACTGGTCGTCAGCACCCCGGGCGCCGAGCCGGTGGCCGAGGGCGGCTACGCGGCCGCGCTGCTGCTGGACGGCTGGGCGATGGTCGGGCGCCCCGACCTGCGGGCGGGCGAGGAGGCGCTGCGCCGCTGGACGGCCGCGGCCTCGCTGGTGCGCGGGCAGCCGGAGGGCGGCACGGTGGTGGTCGTCGCCGAGCCGACGCTGCGGCCCGTGCAGGCCCTGGTGCGCTGGGACCCGGTCGGACACGCCCGCCGCGAGCTGGCGGAGCGGGCCGAGCTCGGCTTCCCCCCGGTGTCCCGGATGGCCTCGGTGACCGGCACGCCGGAGGCGCTGGCCGCGTTCCTGGCGGCGGCCGAACTGCCGCCGGAGGCCGAGGTGCTGGGCCCCGTACCGGTGCCGGTCACCGGACCGGGCAGGCCCCGCAGACCCGGGGACGCACCGCAGGGGGAGTCCTGGGAGCGGGCGCTGCTCCGGGTGCCTCCGGGCAGCGGGGCGGCGCTGGCGGCCGCGTTGAAGGCCGCGCAGGCGGCGCGGATGTCCCGGGGGAGCGGTGAGCAGGTCCGGATCAGGGTGGATCCGCCGGACATCGGGTGA
- the metK gene encoding methionine adenosyltransferase: MSRRLFTSESVTEGHPDKIADQISDTILDALLREDPRSRVAVETLITTGLVHVAGEVTTKAYADIPTLVRNKVLEIGYDSSKKGFDGASCGVSVSIGAQSPDIAQGVDTAYEKRVEGDEDELDKQGAGDQGLMFGYACDETPELMPLPIYLAHRLSRRLSEVRKNGTIPYLRPDGKTQVTIEYDGDKAVRLDTVVVSSQHASDIDLDSLLAPDIREFVVEHVLGQLIEDGIKLDTDGYRLLVNPTGRFEIGGPMGDAGLTGRKIIIDTYGGMARHGGGAFSGKDPSKVDRSAAYAMRWVAKNVVAAGLAARCEVQVAYAIGKAEPVGLFVETFGTAAVDTEKIEHAIGEVFDLRPAAIIRDLDLLRPIYAQTAAYGHFGRELPDFTWERTDRVDALRAAAGL; the protein is encoded by the coding sequence GTGTCCCGCCGTCTCTTCACCTCGGAGTCCGTCACCGAGGGTCACCCCGACAAGATCGCTGACCAGATCAGCGACACCATTCTCGACGCACTGCTCCGTGAGGACCCCCGGTCCCGCGTCGCCGTCGAGACCTTGATCACCACCGGTCTGGTGCATGTTGCGGGTGAGGTCACGACCAAGGCCTACGCCGACATTCCGACCCTCGTACGCAACAAGGTCCTGGAGATCGGCTACGACTCCTCCAAGAAGGGCTTCGACGGCGCCTCCTGCGGTGTCTCGGTGTCCATCGGGGCGCAGTCTCCCGACATCGCGCAGGGTGTCGACACCGCGTACGAGAAGCGGGTCGAGGGCGATGAGGACGAGCTCGACAAGCAGGGCGCCGGCGACCAGGGCCTGATGTTCGGCTACGCCTGCGACGAGACGCCCGAGCTCATGCCGCTCCCGATTTACCTCGCGCACCGGCTCTCCCGTCGGCTCTCCGAGGTCCGCAAGAACGGGACCATCCCGTACCTGCGCCCCGACGGCAAGACCCAGGTCACCATCGAGTACGACGGCGACAAGGCCGTCCGTCTCGACACGGTCGTCGTCTCCTCGCAGCACGCCAGCGACATCGACCTCGACTCGCTGCTCGCGCCCGACATCCGCGAGTTCGTCGTCGAGCACGTGCTCGGGCAGTTGATCGAGGACGGCATCAAGCTGGACACCGACGGCTACCGGCTGCTGGTCAACCCGACCGGGCGCTTCGAGATCGGCGGCCCGATGGGCGACGCCGGCCTGACCGGCCGCAAGATCATCATCGACACCTACGGCGGCATGGCCCGCCACGGCGGCGGCGCCTTCTCGGGCAAGGACCCGTCGAAGGTGGACCGCTCGGCCGCGTACGCCATGCGATGGGTCGCCAAGAACGTCGTCGCCGCGGGCCTCGCCGCCCGTTGCGAGGTGCAGGTCGCGTACGCGATCGGCAAGGCCGAGCCCGTCGGTCTGTTCGTCGAGACCTTCGGCACCGCCGCCGTCGACACCGAGAAGATCGAGCACGCCATCGGCGAGGTCTTCGACCTCCGCCCGGCCGCGATCATCCGCGACCTCGACCTGCTGCGCCCGATCTACGCCCAGACCGCGGCCTACGGCCACTTCGGCCGTGAGCTTCCCGACTTCACCTGGGAGCGCACCGACCGCGTGGACGCGCTGCGCGCGGCGGCCGGGCTGTAG
- the coaBC gene encoding bifunctional phosphopantothenoylcysteine decarboxylase/phosphopantothenate--cysteine ligase CoaBC, whose product MDKPKVVLGVSGGIAAYKACELLRRLTESGHDVRVVPTESSLHFVGAATWSALSGHPVSTEVWNDVHEVPHVRIGQGADLVVVAPATADMLAKAAHGLADDLLTNTLLTARCPVVFAPAMHTEMWEHPATQENVATLRRRGAVVIEPAVGRLTGVDTGKGRLPDPGEIFEVCRRVLARGPVEPDLAGRHVVISAGGTREPLDPVRYLGNRSSGKQGYALARTAVARGARVTLVEANTGLPDPAGADVLHAGTAVQLREAVLKAAADADVVVMAAAVADFRPAEYAPGKIKKKDGQEPAPITLVRNPDILAEVAGERARPEQIVVGFAAETDNVLANGREKLRRKGCDLLVVNEVGERRTFGSEENEAVVLAADGAETQVPYGPKEALADTVWDLVSSRLG is encoded by the coding sequence GTGGACAAGCCGAAAGTCGTTCTGGGGGTCAGCGGGGGCATCGCCGCGTACAAGGCGTGCGAACTGCTGCGTCGGCTGACCGAGTCCGGTCATGACGTGCGCGTCGTACCGACCGAGTCGTCGCTCCACTTCGTGGGGGCGGCCACCTGGTCCGCGCTCTCCGGCCACCCGGTCTCCACCGAGGTCTGGAACGACGTCCACGAGGTGCCGCACGTCAGGATCGGCCAGGGCGCCGATCTGGTGGTCGTAGCCCCCGCCACCGCCGACATGCTCGCGAAGGCGGCCCACGGTCTCGCCGACGACCTGCTGACCAACACGCTCCTCACGGCCCGCTGTCCGGTCGTCTTCGCGCCCGCCATGCACACCGAGATGTGGGAGCACCCCGCCACCCAGGAGAACGTCGCCACGCTGCGCCGCCGGGGCGCCGTCGTCATCGAGCCCGCGGTCGGCCGGCTCACCGGCGTCGACACCGGCAAGGGCCGGCTGCCCGACCCCGGGGAGATCTTCGAGGTCTGCCGCCGGGTGCTGGCCCGCGGGCCCGTCGAACCCGACCTGGCCGGCCGCCATGTGGTCATCAGCGCGGGCGGTACGCGCGAACCGCTCGACCCGGTGCGCTACCTCGGCAACCGCTCCTCCGGCAAGCAGGGCTACGCCCTGGCCCGTACCGCGGTCGCCCGCGGCGCCCGGGTCACCCTCGTCGAGGCCAACACCGGCCTGCCCGACCCGGCCGGCGCCGACGTCCTGCACGCGGGGACCGCCGTGCAGCTCCGCGAGGCCGTGCTGAAGGCCGCCGCGGACGCCGACGTGGTCGTGATGGCGGCGGCGGTCGCCGACTTCCGTCCCGCCGAGTACGCCCCGGGGAAGATCAAGAAGAAGGACGGCCAGGAGCCCGCGCCCATCACGCTCGTCCGTAACCCCGACATCCTCGCCGAGGTGGCCGGCGAACGCGCCCGGCCGGAGCAGATCGTCGTCGGTTTCGCCGCCGAGACCGACAACGTCCTCGCCAACGGCCGGGAGAAACTCCGCCGAAAGGGCTGCGATCTCCTCGTCGTCAACGAGGTGGGAGAGCGCCGGACATTCGGCTCGGAGGAGAACGAAGCGGTGGTGCTCGCGGCCGACGGCGCCGAGACCCAGGTGCCGTACGGGCCCAAGGAGGCGCTCGCCGACACGGTCTGGGATCTCGTGTCGTCGCGGCTCGGATGA
- the rpoZ gene encoding DNA-directed RNA polymerase subunit omega has product MSSSITTPEGIINPPIDELLEATDSKYSLVIYAAKRARQINAYYSQLGEGLLEYVGPLVDTHVHEKPLSIALREINAGLLTSEPIEGPAQ; this is encoded by the coding sequence GTGTCCTCTTCCATCACCACGCCCGAGGGCATCATCAACCCGCCGATTGATGAGCTCCTCGAGGCCACCGACTCGAAGTACAGCCTCGTGATCTACGCCGCCAAGCGTGCGCGCCAGATCAACGCGTACTACTCGCAGCTCGGCGAGGGTCTCCTGGAGTACGTCGGTCCGCTCGTCGACACCCACGTGCACGAGAAGCCGCTCTCGATCGCGCTCCGCGAGATCAACGCGGGCCTGCTCACCTCCGAGCCCATCGAGGGCCCCGCGCAGTAA
- the gmk gene encoding guanylate kinase → MAATSRGTSPVPPDVRPRLTVLSGPSGVGKSTVVAHMRKVHPEVWLSVSATTRKPRPGERNGVHYFFVDNEEFDKLIANGELLEWAEFAGNRYGTPRRAVLDRLEAGEPVLLEIDLQGARLVRQSMSDAQLVFLAPPSWEELVRRLTGRGTEAPEVIDRRLAAAKIELAAESEFDTTLVNTSVEDVARELLALMLEASGHRADSD, encoded by the coding sequence ATGGCTGCAACATCCCGGGGGACGTCCCCCGTACCCCCGGACGTACGTCCGCGGCTGACCGTGCTCTCCGGCCCCTCCGGGGTCGGCAAGAGCACGGTCGTCGCTCATATGCGCAAGGTTCACCCCGAGGTCTGGCTCTCGGTGTCGGCGACGACCCGCAAGCCGCGCCCCGGCGAGCGCAACGGTGTTCACTACTTCTTCGTGGACAACGAGGAGTTCGACAAGCTGATCGCCAACGGCGAGCTGCTGGAGTGGGCCGAGTTCGCGGGCAACCGCTACGGCACGCCCCGCCGCGCCGTGCTCGACCGCCTGGAGGCGGGCGAGCCGGTGCTGCTGGAGATCGATCTCCAGGGTGCCCGGCTGGTCCGGCAGTCGATGTCGGACGCACAGCTGGTCTTCCTGGCCCCGCCGAGCTGGGAGGAACTGGTCCGCCGGCTCACCGGCCGCGGGACCGAGGCGCCCGAGGTGATCGATCGCCGGCTTGCCGCCGCCAAGATCGAACTGGCCGCCGAGTCCGAGTTCGACACGACGCTGGTCAACACCTCCGTCGAGGACGTGGCCCGTGAGCTGCTAGCCTTGATGCTGGAGGCTTCCGGCCACCGTGCCGACAGCGACTGA
- a CDS encoding integration host factor — MALPPLTPEQRAAALEKAAAARRERAEVKNRLKHSGASLHEVIKQGQENDVIGKMKVSALLESLPGVGKVRAKQIMERLGISESRRVRGLGSNQIASLEREFGGSPA; from the coding sequence GTGGCTCTTCCGCCCCTTACCCCTGAACAGCGCGCAGCCGCGCTCGAAAAGGCCGCCGCGGCTCGCCGGGAGCGGGCCGAGGTCAAGAATCGACTCAAGCACTCCGGCGCCTCCCTCCACGAGGTCATCAAGCAGGGCCAGGAGAACGACGTCATCGGTAAGATGAAGGTCTCCGCCCTTCTGGAGTCCCTGCCGGGCGTGGGCAAGGTCCGCGCCAAGCAGATCATGGAGCGGCTCGGCATCTCCGAGAGCCGCCGGGTCCGGGGTCTCGGCTCCAACCAGATCGCATCCCTGGAGCGTGAGTTCGGCGGCAGCCCCGCCTGA
- the pyrF gene encoding orotidine-5'-phosphate decarboxylase: MSPEPFGARLRRAMDTRGPLCVGIDPHASLLTAWGLNDDVTGLERFTRTVVEALADRVAVLKPQSAFFERFGSRGIAVLEKAVEEARAAGALVLMDAKRGDIGSTMGAYAATYLEKDSPLFSDAVTVSPYLGFGSLRPALDAAVLSGAGVFVLALTSNPEGAEVQRATAADGRSLAQLMLDHMAAENEGMTPLGSVGAVVGATLGDAGVNLAINGPLLAPGIGAQGATPADLPGVFGASVGNVVPSVSRGVLSQGPDVAGLREAAERLTDEIRAAVADS, from the coding sequence ATGAGCCCCGAACCGTTCGGCGCGCGCCTGCGCCGCGCCATGGACACCCGCGGGCCGCTGTGCGTCGGCATCGACCCGCACGCCTCGCTGCTCACCGCCTGGGGCCTGAACGACGACGTCACCGGGCTCGAACGCTTCACGCGCACCGTCGTCGAGGCACTGGCGGACCGGGTCGCCGTGCTCAAGCCGCAGTCCGCGTTCTTCGAGCGCTTCGGCTCGCGCGGCATCGCCGTCCTGGAGAAGGCGGTCGAGGAGGCGCGGGCGGCCGGCGCGCTCGTGCTGATGGACGCCAAGCGCGGCGACATCGGCTCCACCATGGGCGCCTACGCGGCGACCTACCTGGAGAAGGACTCGCCGCTGTTCTCGGACGCGGTCACCGTCTCGCCGTACCTCGGCTTCGGCTCGCTGCGCCCGGCGCTCGACGCGGCGGTCCTCTCCGGCGCGGGTGTCTTCGTGCTCGCTCTCACCTCCAACCCGGAGGGCGCCGAGGTGCAGCGTGCCACCGCCGCCGACGGCCGCTCGCTGGCCCAGCTCATGCTCGACCACATGGCCGCCGAGAACGAGGGGATGACCCCGCTCGGCTCCGTCGGCGCGGTGGTCGGAGCCACGCTCGGGGACGCGGGGGTGAACCTGGCGATCAACGGCCCGCTGCTCGCTCCCGGGATCGGCGCGCAGGGTGCGACGCCCGCGGATCTGCCCGGCGTGTTCGGCGCCTCGGTGGGCAATGTGGTGCCCAGCGTGAGCCGCGGCGTGCTGAGCCAGGGGCCGGATGTGGCAGGGCTGCGCGAGGCCGCCGAACGGCTCACGGACGAGATCCGGGCAGCCGTGGCGGATAGCTGA
- a CDS encoding quinone-dependent dihydroorotate dehydrogenase codes for MYKFFFRLVFKRMDPEQAHHLAFRWIRLAARTPVLRTFVAAALAPRYEELRTEALGLRMHGPFGLAAGFDKNAIAIDGMSMLGFDHIEIGTVTGEPQPGNPKKRLFRLVADRALINRMGFNNEGSAAVAARLAARRPVFRTTVGVNIGKTKVVPESEAVGDYVKSTERLAAHADYLVVNVSSPNTPGLRNLQATEALRPLLSAVREAADRTVTERRVPLLVKIAPDLADEDVDAVADLAVELGLDGIIATNTTIARDGLGLKSSPSLTAETGGLSGAPLKERSLEVLSRLYARVGDRITLVGVGGVENAEDAWQRILAGATLVQGYSAFIYEGPFYARAIHKGLAARLAASPYATLAEAVGAETRKATV; via the coding sequence ATGTACAAGTTCTTCTTCCGCCTGGTCTTCAAGCGGATGGACCCGGAACAGGCCCACCACCTGGCCTTCCGATGGATCCGCCTCGCCGCCCGCACCCCCGTGCTGCGCACCTTCGTCGCCGCCGCGCTCGCCCCCCGGTACGAGGAGCTGCGCACCGAGGCCCTCGGCCTGCGGATGCACGGCCCCTTCGGCCTCGCCGCCGGTTTCGACAAGAACGCCATCGCCATCGACGGCATGTCGATGCTCGGCTTCGACCACATCGAGATCGGTACGGTCACCGGCGAACCGCAGCCCGGCAACCCCAAGAAGCGCCTCTTCCGCCTCGTAGCGGACCGCGCGCTGATCAACCGCATGGGCTTCAACAACGAGGGCTCGGCCGCCGTCGCCGCCCGCCTCGCCGCCCGCAGGCCGGTCTTCCGGACCACGGTCGGCGTCAACATCGGCAAGACGAAGGTCGTGCCGGAGTCCGAAGCAGTCGGCGACTACGTGAAGTCCACCGAGCGCCTCGCCGCCCACGCCGACTACCTCGTCGTGAACGTCTCCTCGCCCAACACCCCGGGGCTGCGCAACCTCCAGGCCACCGAGGCGCTGCGGCCCCTGCTCAGCGCCGTGCGCGAGGCGGCCGACCGGACCGTCACCGAGCGGCGGGTCCCGCTGCTCGTCAAGATCGCCCCGGACCTCGCGGACGAGGACGTCGACGCGGTCGCCGATCTCGCGGTCGAGCTGGGCCTGGACGGCATCATCGCCACCAACACCACCATCGCCCGCGACGGCCTCGGCCTGAAGTCCTCGCCGTCCCTGACCGCGGAGACCGGCGGGCTCTCCGGCGCGCCCCTCAAGGAACGCTCCCTGGAGGTGCTGAGCCGCCTCTACGCGCGCGTGGGCGACCGGATCACCCTGGTCGGTGTCGGGGGCGTCGAGAACGCCGAGGACGCCTGGCAGCGCATCCTCGCCGGCGCCACGCTCGTCCAGGGCTACAGCGCCTTCATCTACGAGGGCCCGTTCTACGCCCGGGCGATCCACAAGGGCCTGGCCGCGCGCCTGGCCGCCTCCCCGTACGCCACCCTTGCCGAGGCCGTCGGCGCAGAGACCAGGAAGGCCACCGTATGA